The following is a genomic window from Lysinibacillus sp. G4S2.
TCGAAATTTTCCGAATGCTTCATCCCATTTTCTCGCAACAGTTATATGTGCTGTAAAAGGCTTCTTATCTAACTCAAATCCAACTTTCATACAATCACGGTATACTATGTCTCTCACAAAATTTAATTGCTGTGATTCAAGCAGATCCACCCATAAAATTCTTGGATATTCTCTTCTTCCGAAAGTATTGAATCCTTGAATTTTTAATTCGAACGGAGAAACATTCATCAGATTTTTCCTCGTTTCATCCACTACAACCTGTAATTGCTCTTCATCCGCGTGACCTAAAAAAGCCAACGTAATGTGATAATCCTCCTGATGAACCCATCGTTTAAAATGAAAATCTGTTGTCATTTTTTCACATCTCTCATGAAGAGCTGCTTTAATATCTGAAGGAAGTGGAACTGCAATAAAAAAGTGTCTGTTCATAATTATACCCTCACTATTCATCGTAAATGCTACTTAACAGGTATTATGCCTTTTCCTACAATTATCAACCAGTACTAACCACGCTAATACGAAGGCTACCCAGATAAAAAGAAAACATTCCTTCCATTTAAATAACCTACTTTGCTTTTTAGCAGAAACTTTAAAATAACACTATTCAAAATTTGAATTAATTTAGCCATTTTATCGTCCCCTACAAAAAATTCCTGCTTACCTGAATCTATCTATTTACCAAATTATTAGTTCGAAAATTCAGTAATTTAAATTGATTTCTATCTATTTTTTCTTATTAAATAACGCCTAGTTGCTTCAAGAACTAAAACTATAAATGGTATCAATACCATTTAATACATCGCTTTCATCACAAAATATTAACAGTTGTCATAACACTCAACTCCTATTTTTTGTTTTACTCGCTTGTACTCAGTTCTTCCAATTGCTCTGAATATCTGAGCCGTAGACTTATAAATACTAAGACCAATGCAATGATCGTTAGGAAAACTCCAAGCAACCGAAATCCTGTAAAGTTGAACTCATCTCCCATAATGATGCCTGTCAACAGTGTAGATAAAATTGTTCCCAAGTATCTCGAGGTATTAAACAGGCCAGATGCTACACCAGCAATTTCTTTTGGAGAGCTTTTAAACAAAGCCGCCTGCATTCCAACAGCGTTTAGCCCGTTGCTAAAACCGAAAGCAGCTAATGCCAGACACACACTGATGATCGGTGAATTTTGCGTCCATGTTACGATCCAAACTGAACCCACTACCATCAGTAATGAGGATACGATCAATGCAGGTCGGGGTCCCGATTTACCGACCCATTTTCCGGCTATTGGTGAAGCTACAATCGAGCTCAAGCCCAATGTTAACATAATAATACCTGTCTGGAATTCGCTGACATGACGCACCATTTGCAGGTATGAAGGAATCCCGAAAAAGAGTGCATAATAAAGCAAGTTAACGAGCATGTATTGTATATTGACCCAAGTCATCGCCGGATATTTGGCGAAGGTGCGCAAAGGAATAAAGGGCGACACCGTTTTTAACTCATGTCGTACGAAAATCCCCAACGAAACGAGACCGATTATCCCAACAACGATATTCCACATAGAGAAATGCCCGGATGATTTCGCTGACAGCAAGCCAACTGGAAGGGCA
Proteins encoded in this region:
- the thpR gene encoding RNA 2',3'-cyclic phosphodiesterase, with amino-acid sequence MNRHFFIAVPLPSDIKAALHERCEKMTTDFHFKRWVHQEDYHITLAFLGHADEEQLQVVVDETRKNLMNVSPFELKIQGFNTFGRREYPRILWVDLLESQQLNFVRDIVYRDCMKVGFELDKKPFTAHITVARKWDEAFGKFRFEALMEENFQLPKFLVEEVILYESKLEETPKYHKKSVIRLDGH
- a CDS encoding MFS transporter, with amino-acid sequence MNSRSRWLMIAVGLGILLNPLNSSMISVAIARLQHVYSIDFTAVSWIVFSFYIASAIAQPVMGKASDLFGRRKIFLAGLVVSLVSSILAPFSPNFGWLIVSRIVQSIGTSMLIAVGTAIVRIHITEKQADALAGLSIFLSGAAAIGPFAGGVLIQWWDWPAIFIVNIPFVVVSFLLAWKMIPDDEPAASVSRDMSLRKLLAVIDVPGILLFAVGLIALPVGLLSAKSSGHFSMWNIVVGIIGLVSLGIFVRHELKTVSPFIPLRTFAKYPAMTWVNIQYMLVNLLYYALFFGIPSYLQMVRHVSEFQTGIIMLTLGLSSIVASPIAGKWVGKSGPRPALIVSSLLMVVGSVWIVTWTQNSPIISVCLALAAFGFSNGLNAVGMQAALFKSSPKEIAGVASGLFNTSRYLGTILSTLLTGIIMGDEFNFTGFRLLGVFLTIIALVLVFISLRLRYSEQLEELSTSE